Below is a window of Cytobacillus firmus DNA.
CAGGTATGGCAGCCGATGCATTTATCAAGATTCATGACCATCCCGAACTGCGCTTTAATCTTCAAGCCAATCCACCTCATCCCTGTTCATTTTCCGGATAACCACCTTTTCATCCCTCTGGTTCCCAGTTGGTCCATAGTAATTAAATCCGTAGCTAAACTGAGCATAGCCGCCAATCATTTGAGTCGGCTTCACATGGATTCTTGTCGGGCTGTTAAAGGTGCCTCCGCGCTGTTTGGTGATAGGGGAACCAGGCACATTAATGTGGCGTTCCTGAACGTGATACATGAACACGATTCCCTGTGGCATTCTGTGGCTGACCACAGCTCTGGCCACGACGACACCGTTCCGGTTATACATCTCAATCCAGTCATTATCCTCTATGCCGACAGACGCAGCATCTTCATTATTGAGCCAGACATGCGGCCCGCCGCGGAAAAGGGTCAGCATTGGGAGCGTATCTCCGTATGTGCTGTGATACGACCACTTAAAATGCGGTGTTAAATAGCTAAGGGTGATTTCATTTCCTTTGCCTGCAGGCTCATGATCACCTTTGTAGAAAGCAAGCTTATGGAGCGGCGCCTTAAAGTTCGGAAGCTCTTCGCCAAACTCCAGCATTAAATCATGATCCATGTAAATATGCTGCCTGCCCGTCAGGGTCCTCCATGGCACTAGGCGCTCCACATTTGTGGTAAAAGGATTGTAACGCCGGTTTCCGGTTTCCGTTCCGCTGAATACCGGAGATGAAATAACCTTCCTTGGCTGAGCTGTAATTTCTGCAAAGGACACATGCTCTTCTGCCCTTTCCTCCGCCAAATCCTTCAGCTGCAATCCTGTTTTCTTTTCTAATGCCCCCCAGGCTTTCATCGCAAGCGAACCATTGGTTGTGCTGGACAATGTCAGAATCGTCTCAGCTGCATTCCGATCCGTATATAGGCTTGGCAGGTCTTTGTAATCCTTTGTCTGTGAAGCTGTGCCAATCATGGCCTTCAGCTTTTCATATTCTTTGGCAGCATCCCACCCGATTCCTTTTGATCCGATTGATTCTTTTACATTCGAACCGAGTGCAATGAACTTGTCATACACCTTCGAAAGATCTCTTTTCACCAGATGAAGCCTAGGCATATTAACGCCCGGCTGTGGCTCTGCATCCCCATTTTTCCAGTCCGGTATTTTCCCGTATGCCTGGGAGATTTCGTCCCTGGAATCATGCAAGAGCGGTGTTGCCACAAGATCGGTAATCGGCTCTTTAAAATACTTTCCTGCCATTTCAGAAAAACGCTTCGCCAGATTTTTAAATGCGTCCCAGTCCGATTTGGCTTCCCATGGAGGAGTAATCGCCGGATTGAACGGATGGATAAAAGGGTGCATATCCGTGCTCGAAACATCATATTTTTCATACCAGGTCGCAGACGGCATGATAATATCAGAGTATAAGCCGGTTCCGCACATTCTAAAGTCATAGTCGATCATCAGATCAAGCTTGCCCTCAGGCACCTCCTGCACCCAGCTGATTTCATTGGTCAGGTCTTCCTCATTCTGCTCGCTCAAGTTTCCATGATGTGTACCCAGAAGATGCTTCAGGAAATATTCATGTCCCTTGGCAGAGCTTCCGATCAGGTTGGCCCGCCACACAAACAGGACCTTCGGAAAGTTTTTCGGATCCTCCGGATTTTCGATGGCAAACTTCAGTGTACCTTCCTTCAGCTGCCTGACGACCGATTGAATGATTTCATCTTTGTCTGTCAGTCCAGTTTTTTCGGCAATTTTAATGGAATTTTCATTAAACTGCGGATAGGACGGCAGCCACCCGAGTCTTGCAGAAAGGACATTATAATCACCTGGATGCTTATAAGTCGGTTTGTCGACGAGCGGTGAAATTAATTCATCAGACATTTGATTGTCATAGCGCCATTGCTCAGTTGCAAAATAGAAAAAGGAAGTCCCGTTCTGGAGCCTTGGCGGGCCGCCCCAGTCCCTCGCCATGGCAACGGTCTGCCAGCCTTCAAGCGGCCGGACTTTTTCCTGGCCTACGTAATGCGCCCATCCTCCTCCATTTACACCCTGGCAGCCAGTAAGGAGAACCATATTCAAAATGGCGCGGTAAATCATATCCGAATGGTACCAATGATTAATTCCCGATCCCATGATAATCATGGACCTTCCCTTTGAATCGATGGCATTTTGAGCAAACTCTCTTGCAATCTGTGCACAATCCTTCCTGTTCACCCCTGTGATGCCTTCTTGCCATGAAGGTGTATAAGGCTTCGGATCATCGTAATCCTTCGGGTAATCTCCAGGCAAATCCCGATTCACGCCGCAATTGGCCAGAAGCATATCAAAAACGGTTGTCACCACATAGGTTTCCCCGTCCTTTTTAAACTTTTTAACAGGAATCCCACGCTTTAACACTTCTTTTTTCTCTGTCCCGAAGAACGGAAATCCGGCCATTACAACTTCATCTTCCATACCCTTAAGGGTAAGAACCGGGTCTATGCCATCCAGTTCATTATCACTGTCTTTTAAATGAAGATTCCAGCTCTGGTTATTTTCCCAGCGGTGTCCTATGCTGCCATTAGGAACGGCAAACTCTTTTGTGTTCTTATCGAGCACTACGGTTTTCCATTCCCCGTTCTCTGTTTTTCTGCCAATATCTGATGCTCTTAAAAACTTATCTCCCTGATAAAAGTCACCATTTTTCTTTAACACAAGAAGATAAGGCAGATCTGTATATTGCTTAACATAGTTATTAAAATAGTCCACCTGCTGGTCAACATAGAACTCCTTCAAAATAACATGAGTCATCGCCATGGCGATGGCTCCGTCCATGCCCGCCTGTACAGGCAGCCATTTATCGGCAAACTTAACGAATTCAGCATAGTCAGGGCTTACAGCCACCACTTTAGTTCCGCGATAGCGGGCTTCCACCATGAAGTGCGAATCCGGAGTCCGTGTCTGCGGCAGATTGGAGCCCCAAACCATTAAATAGCTGGAATTATACCAATCCGAGCTCTCCGGCACATCGGTCTGTTCCCCCCAGATCTGCGGTGAAGCAGGAGGCAAATCTGCATACCAATCATAGAAGCTTAAGAGTGATGCCCCAATCAGATTTAAAAATCTCGCACCGCCCGCATAGCTGACCATTGACATGGCTGGGATCGGCGAGAAGCCAAAAATCCGATCAGGTCCAAACTCTTCGATTGTATGAATCAGTGAGGCCGAAATCAGCGTGTTCAATTCATCCCAGCTTGAGCGGACAAAACCGCCTTTACCCCTCGCTGATTTATATCTGGCAGACTTATCTGGATCATTTACAATGCTTTTCCAGGCTTCAACCGGATCTTTATGCTCTTTATAAGCCTCTCTCCACAGCTCAATCAAAGCGCTGCGGACATATGGATAACGGATCCGAATGGGACTGTATGTATACCATGAAAACGTTGCACCTCTTGGACATCCCCTCGGTTCATACTCCGGCATATTAGGCCCTGTGGTAGGATAGTCTGTCTGCTGGGTCTCCCATGTGATAATTCCGTCCTTGACATGCACCTTCCAGCTGCAGGACCCCGTGCAGTTTACACCATGGGTTGTTCTCACTACCTTATCGTGCTGCCATCGTCTCCTGTAAATTTTCTCAGTTTCCCGGTCATAAGGTGAAACGGTGGCATGATCTGTTATGTCCTCCGATTTTCCAAAGTAACGCAATTTCCTCAAAAACGGCGGTATTTTTTTAGTCAATCTTAATCATCCCTTCCTTTCAGAACGTTACTATTGTTTACAAAATTAGGGGAAGTTATCCTGTTTGGTGTAATTATGGAAGATAATAGACTCTGGTTGGCGAATACCCTGTTATACATAGTTTAAACATTATTTTTCCAATTATTTGAATAGTTTTAAAATAAAAAAAGAGAGCAGACCCGTAAGAAAACTTGGTCAACTCTCTCTTTCAATTAAGCTCCTAATCCCGTTAATACTCTCATCTGCTTTCTTGCCCTGAAAATCCTGGTTTTCACAGTTGAAGGCTTTAAATTTAGAACAGCGGCAATTTCATGCTCTTTTAATCCTCCATCAACTTTGAGCAAAAGTACTTCCTGGTAGTTCGATGCAAGCTGTCTGATGGCTGACTTGATTTCCTTAAGCGCAAAACCTGATTCCACTTCCTGTTCGACATCTTGCTTTGTAATGAGGCAGAAGCTTTCAAGAGTGTCCTGCTCCATCGGCACTGCAGTCTTCCGCTTTTCCCGCCGAATCATATCCAGTGCGGTTCTTCTGGCAATGACAGACAGCCATGCCCCTGCTTTTTCTTCATCTATAATGGTTTCCGCCTTCTTCATGGCTTTAATAAACGTTTCCTGAACGATATCTTCTGCAAGATACGCGTCCCTTGTCATCGAAAAACATATATGATAAAGCCGTTTATAATAGCAGGTATACAGCTCTGCAATATCCATAATTCCCCTCTTCCCTTACTCCTCTAATTTCAGCGAAATGCTCACCTTGAACAAATCACCATCTGTATCTATTTCGAGATTCCCTTCATGAAGGTCAATGATCGACTTCGCAATGGCGAGCCCCAGTCCGGAACCATCTGTATGCCTTGATTTATCTCCCCGCTTAAATCGCTCATACAATTCTTCACTCTGGTCATCGAGCTCGTATTTTGAAACATTTTTAAACGTAATGACTGCCTGGCCTTTGGCTTTCGCAAGGGCAATATAGACCCGTGAATGTTCCAATGAATATTTAAGAATATTGCCTATTAAATTATCAAATACCCGCCAGAGCTTTTGGCCATCCACATTGGCGATTGCCGGATGATCAGGCTTGGTGACACGGAATTGCAGATTGGATTCCCTAATGGCATTATCATGCTCTGCAAGCGCCTGCTGCAGCAGCTGGACCAGGTCTACTCTTTCTTTTCGAAGCTCAATATTGCCGGTTGCCATCTTTGAGACCTCGAATAAATCATCAATCAAAACTTTTAACCGTTTAGATTTCCGGTCAATGATCTCAAGGTAGGCAGAGCGATCATCTTCTGATACCTCGCCTGACTTCATCAGCTGCGTGTACGTAATAATGGAAGTCAAAGGTGTCCTTAAATCATGGCTGACGTTTGTAATCAGTTCCGTTTTCAGCCTTTCGCTTTTTGCCTGTTCGCTAAGGGACGTTTTTACGCCCTGCTTCAATACATTCATGTTTCCTGCGAGTGAAGCCAGGACGCCTTTTCCTTTAACCGGCAAGTCCTGTCCCATGTGGCCTGAAGCCAATTCATCTGCAGTCTCAACAATACGGTTGAAATATCCAACGCGTCTGATTAATGCCATAACAAGAGGAATACCAGCAAAAGCTAAAACTAGTACATAAAACAGGACAAACAGCGGGTGGAAGAACATGATAATGGAACCCATTCCCATTCCAAAGATGATTAATAGAACAACAAACAGCTGCGTTCCTGTGCTCCGGTTTATAAAAGCTTCCTGGAGGCTGGTTTTCAAACCGCTGGCCGCCCTATACATCAGACTTTTTTTCAAGACTGATTTTGCGTTTTCGAAGTCCTTAAATTCACTTGCAATATATTTGAACTGTACAATTGTCAGGCCGCAAAGAACCGATGCTCCTAGGAGAACAATAATCAATTCAATTACACGCGAGAAGATGTTGTAGCTGTCTATAAGAAAATCGTTTACCAGAAAAAGTGCTAAAATGCCGCCCATTGCTGATAAACCTAAGAAGGTGATCCGTAAATCAATAGGCATCTTATTGTATAAAGGCTCCCACCTTTTGATTTCAGCTGACAGGGCCTTTGATTTTCTGCCGGCAATCAATGCAGCGATAACAGCTAAAACCGCTGAACCGCCATAAATTAATAAGACAATCTGTTTTTGTTTGAAATGATTATTCTGATCAATGAACATATTTGATTCAGGAAGGTTTTTAGCAAGGCCTATTTGTCCCTTAAAGTAGCCTGATTGCGATTCAACCAGTGCCTGATCAAATTCCTCATATCCCCCCATAATAAAATGAAGGAAATAATTTTTATCCATCGTATAATCGGTATGATATAGCATTTCTTTTTCCATGACTTCATCCGGAGATTCATTCCTGGCTAAAGTTAAATTGGTATATACTTCACCAGTCGAAGTGTCTTTGAAATAATAGGTAAATGAATCCTTATAGTAATCGTACTGATCCCGGAGCTGTTCTTTCTCTTTATAGAATTCTTCTAATTTCTCTTCTTTTTCCTTAACCACTTTGGTGCGTACATGTTCGTCACTTTCAAAGTTTTTCGTGACATCTTCAATTTTTTTATACATTTGATCTTTTAAAGATTGTGCTATTTCACTGCTGTTCACCGCTTTTGCTTCTTCAATCCTAGGCTCATATTGGTTCTTTATACTATCAATTTGTTCAGGAAGTGTTCCATAACGATAACGATGTTCATTAATTTCCTCTTCCGTCACCTCAATCGCTTCTTTCGCTTTTTCAATAGGCACGTTATTCAGTTCATACAATTCCAGATAGCCGGCATATTGATCTATTTCACTTCTGAACTCTGCTGTGTGAAAGTAATCAGGGTTTGCATATTCCCTCGCATTAATCAAAACTGCCAAAACGCCGCTTGCTCCGAAAGCAAATAAAACCATTATCATCACAATGATGAATCTATTTTTCCATCTTGTATCCAATTCCCCATACCACCTTTAAATATCTCGGATTTTTCGGATCAATTTCAATTTTTTCACGGATTTTCCGAATATGTACCGCCACCGTATTTTCCGCGTTATAGCACGGTTCGTTCCATACCCGTTCATAAATTTCATCTATGGAGAAAACGCGTCCGGCATTTGTCATTAAAAGCTCCACAATTTTATACTCGATTGGAGTCAATTTCACCGGCTCTCCATTAACAGTCACTGCTTTTGCTTCCTTATCAAGCATAAGGCCGTTCAGATCAATGACCTTTTTAACTCCTTCAAATGTTCCGAATGTCACATATCTTCTCAGCTGCGATTTCACGCGGGCAACCAATTCCATCGGATTGAAGGGCTTGGTCACATAATCATCAGCGCCAACTTGCAGCCCGAGGATTTTATCGGTATCCTCTGTTTTGGCACTCAGGATGATAATCGGGATGTTTTTCTTCTCGCGAATTTTATATGTAGCCGAAATGCCATCCAGCCTTGGCATCATGACATCTAAAATAATCAAATGCACCTGGTTCTCATTCAAAATCTCCAGAGCTTCGATTCCATCCTTTGCTTTTAAAACGGTGATGCCTTCATTTTTGAGATAAATTTCAATGGCGTCCCTGATCTCTTTTTCGTCATCTACGACAAGTACATTATAGTTATCCATAATTCCCCTGCTTTCACGGTGCTCTTTTTCATATTTTTATACTAAACGTAAAATCTTAACATTAATGTAATAGAAATCTTAAGAATTTCTTAAGATTGGATTTGTGTTTTCTAAATTTTGCCCGTTGATTCCCGCTCCAGGCACTTGCTTTCCGCGGGGAGGAATGCGAGCCTCCTCGGCTCCGCCTGCGGGGTCTCACACTTCCCTCACTTCCCGCAGGAGTCAAGCGCCCTCCGCTCCAATCAACTCAGAGGTCAAATGTAGTTAGCTGCCTTTACGAGGATTGGATTAATCTTATCTCTTCTATTTTATATAGGGTGAAAATGGAAATATAGACTTGTATTTGCAGGACGCAAAAAAGCACCACCCTCCAGCTGAGTTTGCTGACGGATGGTGCATAAAGAATAAAATTCATCTTTTAATAGGACCGGACAGGCGAAACCAGCTGAATATAAGACTCGCCGCTGACAGGCTTGATTATAACCGGTCTCATTGAGCCGCTGAAGCTCAAAAGAACATGCTCTTCCTGTATGGCTTTTAGGGCATCCATTAAAAAGGTCCCATCGAGTGAAATAGATAGTTCCCGCTCGCCAATGATTTCTAAAAGAGGCTGTGTTTCTTCAATTTTTCCCATGGCAGAGGAAACAGAGGATATTTTCAATGCTCCTTCTTTCATCTCCAAAAGGACATTATTATTTTTCCACTCATGGGCAAACAGGCAGGCGCGGTCAATACCCTTTAATAGTTTTTTTGCATCCAGTTTTATGACTGTTTTCGCTTCCTTCGGGATAAGTCCAGTTACATCTGGATACTTGCCTTCGATAAGCCGTGAACAGAGCATGATTGATTTTGTTTTGAAAACTAAATAGCTCTCTGATGAAAAGATTTGTACTTTACTTTCTTCCTGATGAGCCAATAGCTTTAAAAGTTCCTTAAGGCTGGAGCCCGGAACAATGAAAGAGCCATTAAATGAATAACGGATCCCTGTCTCCAGAAAAGCTAATCGATGTGAATCAGTTGCGGCACATGAAAAGCTTTTTCCGTTAAAATTCATATGTACACCGGTAAGAGCCGGCCTTGTATCATTCTTTGAAACAGCAAACACGGTTTGCTTTATCATTTCTATTAATTTTGCTGAAGAAAGTTCAATTCCTTGAGAATCTTCAAATTCGGGAAGTGCTGGATACTCTTCAGCAGGAAACCCATTTAATGAAGTGAGGATTTCGTCTGACATTATTGTCATGCTATTCTTTTCATCCGCTTTGATATGGATATCACCCGGCAGCTTTTTAATGAGCTCTGTCAGGTATCTGGATGTTACAACAACACTTCCACTCTCTGCAATCTCAAGTCCGGCTTCTTCATCAGATGCAGGAATGACCTTTTCAATCACAATATCAGCGTTACTCCCAGTGAGTGTTAAATGATTCTCACCTGCAGTCAGCTTTATCCCGGTCAAAATAGGAAAAGGAGTCTTAGCTGATACTACACTGCTTACTTCTCCAATTGCTTTATAAAAATAATCATTCTTAATTATAAACTCCATTCATACCCCGCCTATTTTTTTCGATAGGGTATTCTTTCGACAAAATTCCTGAAAATCCCTTTCACTTTGTCAGCTTAACTTTTTATGAAACAGTTCGATGGGATAAAGCTTATCAGCTCTTATGGCATCATGAATTTGCCTAATGACTTTGGCATCACGGAGTTCCTCGTCCTTAAACCTTTTAAAGTCTGATAGATTGACCCACTTGCTATCGGCTATTTCTTCTTCCTGAAGGCTCAAAAACCCCCCTGTTATTTGACCAATAAAATGAAATAAGATGACCTGATGGTCCGTACTGCTGATAAAGTTATAGATTCCAGTTGTATGAGTCAGCTTAACATCCAGGCCTGTTTCTTCTTTAACTTCCCTGCAGGCAGCTTCAAGAATATCTTCCCCTTTTTCAACATGGCCTGACGGGAAATTCCATTTATTCTTTACTGTGGCTTTATTCTCTTTTATCATCAGCACTTTGCCTTCTTGTATAATTGATGTACTGACCACAAGCACGATTTCGTTCTGTGTCATTCAGCAGATCTCCTTTCCTATTCATTCACCCAATGCTCTGGTCTCTGTAAATCCTTAGGCAGCTTCGTATGCATATCCCCTTTTGCTGAATTAACCTGAGCCTGTGTGAGAAAAATACTTCCCATTAGATTGGCTCCGCTTAAATCTGCGTCCCTGAAGTCCGCCCCAATAAGATCTGTATATCTCAAATCAGCTTTGCGCAGGTCAGCTGCAATAAATAAGGATCCTCTTAAATTCGCCCCGCAGAAAACCTCACCTCTTAATTTGGCCCCGATAAAATCTCGCCGGCCGTTATTTTTTTTTGAAGATTTGTGATTTAATCCTGAATTCCTCCTGACAATCTCACTGGCTATCAGAAGCAGCTTATTGACTTCTTCCCTATGTGCCTGAACATCGATAGCCATAATTAAATCCGGTTCCATATTAGTTAACTCCTCCGTTTTGCAAAAAATTCCACTGACTTCACCATGAATAGGCCTGGCGGCTTCCAAATGCAAAATTTCAGTCAAGTAGAAAAGCATTTCATGAAGCTGGTGCATGACGGGGAACACATCAAACATTTCTTTCTGAAGTTCTGGATGACTGCGCCAGTCTCTATTCTTAAAGGTGTTTTGAGATACTTGCTGGCCTGCACCAAAGCACTCAAATGAGGTACATCCTCTGAAGCCTTTTCCCCTGAGGTCAGCATGAATTTGACAGCGATAATCAGCCTTAAGATTTGGACATGGCTTGCCTGCTTCTTTATCGAAAGCAAAGTCTGCAGATTTTGCATAAGGCAGGGCCACACAGCAAAGCCCAAAACAATTTTCACAATCGGGTATTAAATTACTCATTCGAACACGCACTTCCTTTCGTTCAAAGTACAGGAAAGATGTCATCAATATTTTTTTATTTGATACTGTTCTTGACTTTCCTTACGGGAATGTTTAATCTTTCTGCAAATGGAAATTATTCTTAATATCTCATTATTAAGGAGTGACTTCATGTCCAGAAATAAATATAAAGAAAAGGCAATGAGTGCCGTAAACAAGCTAAAATCAAACCTTAAAGGGAAGCTTTATGAAATGGCAGACATTCCTTCCGTGTCTGTTAAGCAGCTGTCAGAATTCATTCAGCAGCATCCCGATACACAAATAACAAAGAGAGAGCTGCTTGGAAACACCTACACTTTTTACCGGCTAAATGCGAATGATGACTTTCTGTATATGGAGACAATCAATGAACGAATTCTTCAACTGGATGGATCCTCACATGGAAAAAGATTTGTTTCTTATCGATCCTACCGGGATTCCCATAATTTGAATACTCCAATGAGGTTAACATAACCGCCTTCAGCCAAGTGAGCTTCACATCATGGGAAGCTCACTTATTCCTATTTGCTGATGATTGGTTTATAAGATATTTTGACAGTTTAATAGATTCTTCTATTCGTTCAAGCTTTCCTGCATAAAGTCTATCTTCCTCACCTTTGCGAATATTGATGGCATCTTGTATGATTGGGTGCCATTCTTCCGGCAAATGCTTTAGAGAGTACTCCCCGGCCCCTTGCTTAGAGATAATTTCCTTTTCCCTCAATGTGTAAAACTGCCGCAATAAACCCAGCACCGTCCATTCAATTTCTTTATCCACCTCAGACTCGGCTACTTGTTCAAGTTCATCAATCGATTTCTCGATTGCCAGGATTCGATTTGCCCAATAGGTATTCATGTTTTCATAAGTGTATAAAACCAAATCATTGTCATTTATCTCTATTACCGGAAGAGCTCCATAAATGGCAATTCCTTTCTTTTTTAAAAGCCACCAGGTGACTGGGTTCAGGAAATGCCCATAATTCATTTTGCCGTTATTATAAAAGTAACTTTCACAGAGTTTTCCGAGATCATTCTGAGTTATATAAACCCCATCCATCTCAGGAAACTGATAATTGTCAGCTATTATTTTATGAATCTCCTCAGCCTTTTCCAATTCTGATTGGGTTAACCCTCTATGTGTAACCGCAATAAAATCAATATCGCTTGATCCTTCTACATAAGCATCCAGTGCAAGCGATCCATGCAAATATAGACCTTCAAGCTGATTAGGCATATATTCTTTATATAGTTTCATGTACTTATTCAGCAGATTATTAACTGCTATTGGAAGTTCTCTCATCTGCACTACTCCCCTGACTTTTTACGAAAAAGCCTCATTATCAAACAACTATCACTTTTTGGTTTGTCCCATATTATGGTACCATCATCCTTATTCTTTTCAGAGAGCTTTTTCCTCTTATAACCTTGCCCGTTGATTTCCACTGAAGGCACTCAGCAATCCCACGGGGCTGCCGGGAGCCTCCTCAACGTTGCGCGTCTGCGGGGTCTCCCTGGGTACGCTACTCCCGTAGGACATTGAATATGCTTCTTCGACCGGAGAACGCACGAAGAAAATGCGGCAGCATTTTCGAGGATCACGCACCCTCCGCTCCAATCAACTCAGTTCTTGAAAAATGGATATGCAACGATATTGTTAAGTTTACTAAAAAAGTGAATTTTTTCAATATTAGCAACGTATTAAATAAAAGGTTAGGAATTTTGCAGGATACTGACATCCAACTTGTCATGAAAGCGGGGAAAATGAATGACTGTTTTAGAGGTAAGAAATCTGCAAAAATCATTTGGCTCCATCAAGGCTGTCCAGGATATCAGTTTCACGGTTCATGCCGGTGAAGTTTTCACAATAATTGTACCTAACGGAGCAGGTAAGACGACGACACTGGAAATGATTGAAGGCCTTGTTTCACCTGATAATGGCGTAATTCATTTTGGTGACCTTGATTGGAATAAACATGCCGTTTCGATAAAAAAGAAGATTGGTGTACAGCCTCAGTCAAGTGCTATGTTTGATTTGCTTACACCAGAAGAAAACCTAAACCTTTTTGCTTCCTTTTACGACCATGCCCGGCCAACGGAAGAGATTCTTGAAATTGTTAACCTGACTGAGCACCGCAAAAATCACGTTAAAAAACTTTCAGGCGGCCAGAGGCAAAGGCTCGCCATTGGGCTGGCCCTGATTAGTGACCCGGAGATCATTTTTCTGGATGAACCGACAACCGGCCTCGATCCCCAGGCCCGAAGAAATATATGGGATATTATTCTCCATCTAAAGGAATTAGGCAAAACAACCATTTTAACGACACATTACATGGAAGAAGCGGAAAAGCTAAGTGACCGGGTATGCATTGTGGACCAGGGGAATGTGATTACACTCGATACCCCTTCCGCACTCATTGAGAAGCTGACGGATGAGCGGGAAATAAGAATGAGCTTTCTTGATGGAGAAAAGGCAGCTGAGGACGCTGACAGTTTTTCTAAGGAGCTGGCATCTGTTTCGAAAACAGAACGGGAAGGGGCGGCTCTGAAAATATGGGCATCAAAACCGGAAGAAACCCTTTTGGACTTATTTAAATTTACTAAAGAAAATTCATACGGAGTGGAACAGGTCTCCATACGGGAAATGAGCCTGGAAGATGTGTTTATTGCATTCACCGGCAAAGAATGGAGGGATTAACATTAAATTTAATCAATTTAAAATGATGTTTCTGGCACAGCTGAAATTAACTCTTCGTGAAAAACAGGCATGGTTCTGGGGCATCTTTTTCCCAGTTATTTTAATGGTCATCTTTATGGTCATTTTCAGCGGAAATTCAGATGAAGAGTTTAAAACAGAGGTTGCTTTAGTCGATCCAAGTCCGAATCAGGCTTCCGAGATGATGATATCTCAGATCAGTGAGCTTCCTGTTTTTGAGGTGAAATCAGGTAAGCCAGTTACGAGGGATAAAGCGGAAGAATGGGTAAAAGATCAGGAAGTCGATGCCGCCATTATCCTGCCGGAGTCAGCGGAAGCATCCTCTGTGTTTCTTGTTATCAATAAAGAAAATGAACAGGGTGCAGCAGCCCAGGCGGTTTCCGGCATTCTGGATAAGTTTGTGCAGCAGGCTAATTTACTGGCTGCAGGTGCCTCTCCTAAATATGATCTGCAATATGAATCGATTACATCAGGCACCAATGAATTGGATTATACGGATTTCCTTTTAACCGGAATGATTGCTTTATCCATTGCCCAGGGCGGCATGTTTGGCATGGTGGACCTGGTGGAAATGCGCAGAAAGGGATTAATTAAAAGACTGCGCATGACGCCGGCCAATATGGGGATATTCGGGTTAAGCGATATGGTTATGAGACTTTTGTTCAGCATTGTGCAGATCATCCTGCTGTCTTTAATAGGAGTGCTCGTGTTTGGTGCCAATCTTTATATAAACCCTTTTACACTGATTATCGTATTTTTGATCGGCGCT
It encodes the following:
- a CDS encoding RNA polymerase sigma factor, encoding MDIAELYTCYYKRLYHICFSMTRDAYLAEDIVQETFIKAMKKAETIIDEEKAGAWLSVIARRTALDMIRREKRKTAVPMEQDTLESFCLITKQDVEQEVESGFALKEIKSAIRQLASNYQEVLLLKVDGGLKEHEIAAVLNLKPSTVKTRIFRARKQMRVLTGLGA
- a CDS encoding sensor histidine kinase, which encodes MDTRWKNRFIIVMIMVLFAFGASGVLAVLINAREYANPDYFHTAEFRSEIDQYAGYLELYELNNVPIEKAKEAIEVTEEEINEHRYRYGTLPEQIDSIKNQYEPRIEEAKAVNSSEIAQSLKDQMYKKIEDVTKNFESDEHVRTKVVKEKEEKLEEFYKEKEQLRDQYDYYKDSFTYYFKDTSTGEVYTNLTLARNESPDEVMEKEMLYHTDYTMDKNYFLHFIMGGYEEFDQALVESQSGYFKGQIGLAKNLPESNMFIDQNNHFKQKQIVLLIYGGSAVLAVIAALIAGRKSKALSAEIKRWEPLYNKMPIDLRITFLGLSAMGGILALFLVNDFLIDSYNIFSRVIELIIVLLGASVLCGLTIVQFKYIASEFKDFENAKSVLKKSLMYRAASGLKTSLQEAFINRSTGTQLFVVLLIIFGMGMGSIIMFFHPLFVLFYVLVLAFAGIPLVMALIRRVGYFNRIVETADELASGHMGQDLPVKGKGVLASLAGNMNVLKQGVKTSLSEQAKSERLKTELITNVSHDLRTPLTSIITYTQLMKSGEVSEDDRSAYLEIIDRKSKRLKVLIDDLFEVSKMATGNIELRKERVDLVQLLQQALAEHDNAIRESNLQFRVTKPDHPAIANVDGQKLWRVFDNLIGNILKYSLEHSRVYIALAKAKGQAVITFKNVSKYELDDQSEELYERFKRGDKSRHTDGSGLGLAIAKSIIDLHEGNLEIDTDGDLFKVSISLKLEE
- a CDS encoding nitrate reductase subunit alpha, which codes for MTKKIPPFLRKLRYFGKSEDITDHATVSPYDRETEKIYRRRWQHDKVVRTTHGVNCTGSCSWKVHVKDGIITWETQQTDYPTTGPNMPEYEPRGCPRGATFSWYTYSPIRIRYPYVRSALIELWREAYKEHKDPVEAWKSIVNDPDKSARYKSARGKGGFVRSSWDELNTLISASLIHTIEEFGPDRIFGFSPIPAMSMVSYAGGARFLNLIGASLLSFYDWYADLPPASPQIWGEQTDVPESSDWYNSSYLMVWGSNLPQTRTPDSHFMVEARYRGTKVVAVSPDYAEFVKFADKWLPVQAGMDGAIAMAMTHVILKEFYVDQQVDYFNNYVKQYTDLPYLLVLKKNGDFYQGDKFLRASDIGRKTENGEWKTVVLDKNTKEFAVPNGSIGHRWENNQSWNLHLKDSDNELDGIDPVLTLKGMEDEVVMAGFPFFGTEKKEVLKRGIPVKKFKKDGETYVVTTVFDMLLANCGVNRDLPGDYPKDYDDPKPYTPSWQEGITGVNRKDCAQIAREFAQNAIDSKGRSMIIMGSGINHWYHSDMIYRAILNMVLLTGCQGVNGGGWAHYVGQEKVRPLEGWQTVAMARDWGGPPRLQNGTSFFYFATEQWRYDNQMSDELISPLVDKPTYKHPGDYNVLSARLGWLPSYPQFNENSIKIAEKTGLTDKDEIIQSVVRQLKEGTLKFAIENPEDPKNFPKVLFVWRANLIGSSAKGHEYFLKHLLGTHHGNLSEQNEEDLTNEISWVQEVPEGKLDLMIDYDFRMCGTGLYSDIIMPSATWYEKYDVSSTDMHPFIHPFNPAITPPWEAKSDWDAFKNLAKRFSEMAGKYFKEPITDLVATPLLHDSRDEISQAYGKIPDWKNGDAEPQPGVNMPRLHLVKRDLSKVYDKFIALGSNVKESIGSKGIGWDAAKEYEKLKAMIGTASQTKDYKDLPSLYTDRNAAETILTLSSTTNGSLAMKAWGALEKKTGLQLKDLAEERAEEHVSFAEITAQPRKVISSPVFSGTETGNRRYNPFTTNVERLVPWRTLTGRQHIYMDHDLMLEFGEELPNFKAPLHKLAFYKGDHEPAGKGNEITLSYLTPHFKWSYHSTYGDTLPMLTLFRGGPHVWLNNEDAASVGIEDNDWIEMYNRNGVVVARAVVSHRMPQGIVFMYHVQERHINVPGSPITKQRGGTFNSPTRIHVKPTQMIGGYAQFSYGFNYYGPTGNQRDEKVVIRKMNRDEVDWLED